A genome region from Triticum aestivum cultivar Chinese Spring chromosome 2B, IWGSC CS RefSeq v2.1, whole genome shotgun sequence includes the following:
- the LOC123044421 gene encoding stress-associated endoplasmic reticulum protein 2 isoform X1 yields the protein MRSKEKTTSRRVADRKIAVFEKNITKRGSVPETVKKGNDYPVGPIVLGFFVFVVVGSSLFQIIRTASNAGLF from the exons ATGAGAAGCAAAGAAAAG ACTACCTCAAGACGTGTTGCTGATAGGAAAATTGCAGTATTTGAGAAGAATATCACTAAGAGGGGTTCTGTTCCCGAGACAGTCAAGAAGGGAAATGATTATCCTGTTGGACCTATCGTGCTTGGATTTTTCGTCTTCGTTGTTGTTGGGTCAT CTCTGTTCCAGATCATCAGGACAGCCTCAAACGCCGGTCTCTTCTGA
- the LOC123044421 gene encoding stress-associated endoplasmic reticulum protein 2 isoform X2: MTTSRRVADRKIAVFEKNITKRGSVPETVKKGNDYPVGPIVLGFFVFVVVGSSLFQIIRTASNAGLF, from the exons atg ACTACCTCAAGACGTGTTGCTGATAGGAAAATTGCAGTATTTGAGAAGAATATCACTAAGAGGGGTTCTGTTCCCGAGACAGTCAAGAAGGGAAATGATTATCCTGTTGGACCTATCGTGCTTGGATTTTTCGTCTTCGTTGTTGTTGGGTCAT CTCTGTTCCAGATCATCAGGACAGCCTCAAACGCCGGTCTCTTCTGA
- the LOC123044420 gene encoding putative polyol transporter 1, producing MAKHGRRPVNKYAFATAVLSTATPLFLGYDLAMVSSTAVLAEADLKLLACIVVLSSLVGALTAMVAQCLIGDRRTVLLSAVVLCVGALTRGLAAGPAAFTAGVFVDGIGMGQALMIVPAYVAELCSSSLRGALISHPDGFVYLGCILGSLCYSTGFSKLPAHLAWWLTIVSGTAVPTSLTCAVLLMPESPRWLVARDQMTKARRVLSRTSATLEEAELRWLEIKAELGTPHDGIEETVATSVRRNRWKKECAIWRELLARPTEPLPRAVVSALVAKVFASAMGSMSQYVQRGFLDVGVSSARQMPRALLAFGIAVVMSFSVSLVLVELGLLLVTALAGSRAPSHPLPHRGGGHVGMTRRQEQLKRSRGLSATMLMSLIALVWIAPGPAQWADASSSSSGSSRWLGAAAAMVDRALVLWSFARAYGASSVPVHGSLLVCPAVGVLVWFLFCACLLGARRRRASFIHVRSFPITTSAASLASLVHG from the exons ATGGCGAAGCACGGAAGGCGCCCTGTAAACAAGTATGCATTTGCCACCGCCGTGCTCTCGACTGCGACACCCCTCTTCTTGGGCTACG ACCTGGCCATGGTGAGCAGCACGGCCGTGCTCGCCGAGGCCGACCTGAAGCTCCTAGCGTGCATCGTCGTGCTCTCCTCCCTCGTGGGCGCGCTCACCGCCATGGTAGCGCAGTGCCTCATCGGTGACCGCCGCACCGTCCTCCTGTCCGCCGTGGTGCTCTGCGTTGGCGCGCTCACCAGGGGGCTCGCCGCCGGCCCCGCGGCGTTCACGGCCGGTGTCTTCGTCGACGGCATCGGCATGGGCCAGGCGCTCATGATCGTCCCGGCGTACGTCGCCGAGCTCTGCTCCTCCTCGCTGCGCGGCGCCCTCATCTCCCACCCGGACGGCTTCGTGTACCTCGGCTGCATTCTTGGCTCCCTCTGCTACTCCACGGGCTTCTCGAAGCTCCCGGCGCACCTCGCCTGGTGGCTGACCATAGTCTCCGGAACGGCCGTTCCGACCTCGCTCACCTGCGCCGTCCTTCTCATGCCGGAGTCGCCCCGGTGGCTCGTGGCCAGGGACCAGATGACCAAGGCCCGGCGCGTGCTCTCCAGGACGTCAGCGACGCTGGAGGAGGCAGAGctccgttggcttgagataaaAGCCGAGCTCGGCACACCGCACGATGGCATCGAAGAGACGGTGGCAACGTCGGTGAGACGTAACCGGTGGAAGAAGGAGTGCGCGATATGGCGGGAGCTGCTGGCGAGGCCGACGGAGCCTCTCCCCCGCGCGGTCGTCAGCGCGCTGGTCGCCAAGGTCTTCGCGTCCGCCATGGGGTCCATGTCCCAGTACGTGCAGCGCGGCTTCCTCGACGTCGGCGTCTCGTCCGCCCGGCAGATGCCGAGGGCGCTGCTGGCGTTCGGGATCGCcgtggtgatgtccttctccgtgtCGCTGGTCCTCGTGGAGCTCGGCTTGCTGCTGGTGACGGCACTCGCAGGTAGCCGCGCGCCGTCCCACCCCCTGCCTCACCGCGGCGGCGGCCACGTCGGCATGACCCGGCGGCAAGAGCAGCTGAAGCGGTCGAGGGGGCTGTCCGCGACCATGCTGATGTCGCTGATAGCGCTGGTGTGGATCGCGCCCGGGCCGGCGCAGTGGGCGGacgcatcgtcgtcgtcgtccggcagcAGCCGGtggctgggggcggcggcggccatggtggacaGGGCGTTGGTCCTGTGGAGCTTCGCGAGGGCGTACGGTGCCAGCTCCGTCCCCGTGCACGGGAGCTTGCTCGTTTGCCCGGCGGTCGGCGTGCTCGTGTGGTTCTTGTTTTGTGCGTGCCTTCTCGGCGCGAGGAGGAGGCGAGCCAGCTTCATTCACGTACGGTCTTTCCCAATAACCACGTCCGCCGCTAGTCTAGCGAGCTTGGTTCACGGCTGA